Proteins encoded in a region of the Vitis riparia cultivar Riparia Gloire de Montpellier isolate 1030 chromosome 7, EGFV_Vit.rip_1.0, whole genome shotgun sequence genome:
- the LOC117917805 gene encoding transcription termination factor MTERF6, chloroplastic/mitochondrial-like isoform X3: MSTCFLCRRVVSLTNVGQMFEISRTRVHFLQNTQLLMLRSFSSPKQHSFTVSYLMNSCGLSPETALSASRKIQFETPERADSVLALLRNYGCTNTHISKIVSRYPLLLTANPEKTLLPKLEFFCSVGFSGPDLASIVVAGPQILKRSLENHVIPSYNFLKSVLMVNENIVRALNKSYWLHGQSLQNIMAPNIATLKEIGVPMSNISFLVTCHPGAVSQNKEKFSRSVKMVIEMGFDPLRVPFVKAVQVIMEMGESMWGHKMEVYRLWGLTDDEIMLMFRLDPLCMKSSEKKIMSVMDFLINKMGWKPAAIARYPTVFLRSLEKKIIPWCSVVKVLQMKGLVKKDLCLSFLGSSEKNLFNRFMVKYEHEVPELLNVYQGKIGILELGFVSEGMM, from the coding sequence ATGAGTACTTGTTTCCTCTGTAGAAGAGTAGTATCACTCACAAATGTAGGGCaaatgtttgaaatttcaaGGACCCGAGtgcattttcttcaaaataccCAACTTCTTATGCTTAGATCTTTCTCTTCGCCCAAACAACACTCTTTCACAGTGTCTTACCTCATGAACTCATGTGGGTTGTCCCCAGAAACTGCTCTATCTGCATCACGGAAGATACAGTTTGAAACCCCAGAAAGAGCAGACTCAGTCCTCGCACTCCTTAGAAATTATGGATGCACCAATACCCATATCTCCAAAATTGTAAGCCGGTATCCGCTCCTGCTCACTGCCAATCCTGAGAAGACCCTTTTACCCAAACTGGAGTTTTTCTGTTCTGTAGGCTTTTCAGGGCCTGACCTTGCTAGTATTGTCGTTGCTGGCCCACAGATCTTGAAAAGGAGCTTGGAAAATCATGTTATTCCTAGTTATAATTTCCTCAAGAGTGTACTTATGGTCAACGAAAATATTGTGAGGGCCCTCAATAAGTCATACTGGCTTCATGGTCAAAGCCTGCAAAACATCATGGCTCCAAATATTGCAACtctgaaagaaattggagttcccatgtcaaatatttcatttttggtaACATGTCACCCTGGCGCAGTGTCCCAAAACAAGGAAAAGTTTAGTAGAAGTGTCAAGATGGTTATTGAAATGGGATTTGATCCTTTGAGAGTTCCATTTGTGAAAGCTGTTCAAGTGATCATGGAAATGGGTGAATCAATGTGGGGGCATAAAATGGAGGTTTATAGGCTGTGGGGTTTGACAGATGATGAGATTATGTTGATGTTCCGATTGGATCCCTTATGTATGAAGTCATCagagaagaaaataatgagTGTGATGGATTTTCTGATTAATAAGATGGGTTGGAAACCTGCTGCTATTGCTAGATATCCAACAGTCTTTTTGCGCAGTCTTGAGAAGAAGATTATTCCATGGTGTTCAGTAGTGAAAGTTCTTCAAATGAAGGGGTTGGTGAAGAAGGATCTGTGTTTGAGTTTTTTAGGCTCCAGTGAGAAGAATTTGTTCAATAGGTTCATGGTGAAATATGAGCATGAAGTTCCTGAGCTTTTAAATGtatatcaaggaaaaattggtattttggAACTTGGCTTCGTGTCTGAGGGGATGATGTAG
- the LOC117918235 gene encoding transcription termination factor MTERF2, chloroplastic-like, producing MLQIRAGRVSALYDLQNCERHERSLEMGTSFLCRRVVSLANVAQVFEISRAPVHFLQNRQLLMFRSFSSPKQHSFTVSYLMNSCGLSPESALSASRKVQFETPERADSVLALLRNYGCTNTHISKIVSRYPLLLTANPEKTLLPKLEFFRSVGFSGPDLASIVAASPQILRRSLENHVIPSYNFLKSVVIVNEKIVRALSKSYWLNGQTLQNTIAPNIEILKEIGVPISKISFFVTCHPSAVSQNKKKFSRIVKMVTEMGFDPLRVKFVKAVKVICEMGESMWEHKMEVYRGWGLTDDDIMLMFKSDPLCMAASERKITSVMDFLVNKMGWEHAAVVRYPTVFLCSLEKKIIPWCSVVKVIQMKGLVKKDLCLCILGYSEKNFFNRFVVRYEQDVAELLNVYQGKIGIFELGFVSEGIWEKKQLHVNFSLHLIDFLVNKMGWQAVAIAKYPLVLQYNLVKRIIPRCSVVKSLLLKGVGKEGFVFKYVFYAQ from the exons ATGCTACAAATTAGGGCTGGGCGAGTTTCGGCGCTTTACGATCTTCAAAATTGTGAGAGACACGAGCGTTCTCTAGAAATGGGTACTAGTTTCCTCTGTAGAAGAGTAGTGTCACTCGCAAATGTGGCGCAAGTGTTTGAAATTTCAAGGGCCCCGGtgcattttcttcaaaataggCAACTTCTTATGTTTAGATCTTTCTCTTCGCCCAAACAACACTCTTTCACGGTGTCTTACCTCATGAACTCATGTGGATTGTCCCCAGAAAGTGCTCTGTCTGCATCACGGAAGGTACAGTTTGAAACCCCAGAGAGAGCAGACTCCGTCCTCGCACTCCTTAGGAATTATGGATGCACCAATACCCATATCTCCAAAATTGTAAGCAGGTATCCGCTCCTGCTCACTGCCAATCCTGAGAAGACCCTTTTGCCCAAACTGGAGTTTTTCCGTTCCGTAGGCTTTTCAGGGCCTGACCTTGCCAGCATTGTCGCTGCTAGCCCACAGATCTTGAGAAGGAGCTTGGAAAATCATGTTATTCCTAGTTATAATTTCCTCAAGAGTGTAGTTATAGTCAATGAAAAAATTGTGAGGGCCCTCAGTAAGTCATACTGGCTTAATGGTCAAACCTTGCAAAACACCATTGCTCCAAATATTGAAATtctgaaagaaattggagttccCATATCAAAGATTTCGTTTTTTGTGACATGTCACCCTAGTGCAGTGtcccaaaacaagaaaaagtttAGTAGAATTGTCAAGATGGTTACTGAAATGGGATTTGATCCTTTGAGAGTTAAGTTTGTGAAAGCAGTAAAAGTGATCTGTGAAATGGGTGAATCAATGTGGGAGCATAAAATGGAGGTTTATAGGGGGTGGGGTTTGACAGATGATGATATTATGTTGATGTTCAAGTCGGATCCCTTATGCATGGCAGCATCTGAGAGGAAAATAACGAGTGTGATGGATTTTTTGGTTAATAAGATGGGTTGGGAACATGCAGCTGTTGTTAGGTATCCAACAGTCTTTTTGTGCAGTTTGGAGAAGAAGATCATTCCATGGTGTTCAGTGGTGAAAGTTATTCAAATGAAGGGGTTGGTGAAGAAGGATCTGTGTTTGTGTATTTTAGGCTACAGTGAAAAGAATTTCTTCAATAGGTTTGTGGTCAGATATGAGCAAGATGTTGCTGAGCTTTTAAATGtatatcaaggaaaaattggtatttttgAACTTGGCTTTGTATCTGAGGGGATATGGGAGAAGAAACAGTT GCATGTTAACTTCTCTTTGCACT TGATCGATTTTTTGGTTAATAAGATGGGTTGGCAAGCTGTAGCTATTGCCAAATATCCACTGGTTTTGCAATATAATTTGGTGAAGAGGATCATCCCTAGGTGTTCAGTGGTGAAATCTTTGCTACTGAAGGGGGTTGGTAAAGAAGGATTTGTGTTTAAGTATGTTTTTTATGCTCAATGA
- the LOC117917806 gene encoding transcription termination factor MTERF6, chloroplastic/mitochondrial-like isoform X2 — translation MTTTFLCKRVVSLKNVRQMFEISRAQVHFLQNTKPFRFRSFSSPKQDSFTVSYLMNSCGLSPESALSASRKVQFETPERADSVLALLRNYGCTNTHISKIVSRYPLLLTANPEKTLLPKLEFFRSVGFSGPDLASIVVSSPIILRRSLENHVIPSYNFLKSVVMVNENIVRAFKKTFWISGQNVQNVIAPNIAILEEIGVPMSNMKFLVTCHPNVVSQNREKFSRSVKKVIEMGFNPLRLSFLKAIEVSCQLTESMLEHKMEVYRRWGLTDDEIMSMFRLDPLCMKSSEKKITSVMDFLVNKMGWEPAAFARYPTVFLCSLEKKIIPRCSVVKVLQMKGLVKKDLCFGFLCSNDKNFSDKFVLKYEQDVPELLNVYQGKIGILELVFVYEGVKEKKQL, via the coding sequence ATGACTACTACTTTCCTCTGTAAAAGAGTAGTGTCACTCAAAAATGTGCGGCaaatgtttgaaatttcaaGGGCCCAAGtgcattttcttcaaaatactAAACCTTTTAGGTTTAGATCTTTCTCTTCACCCAAACAAGACTCTTTTACAGTGTCGTACCTCATGAACTCATGTGGGTTGTCCCCAGAAAGTGCTCTATCTGCATCACGGAAGGTACAGTTTGAAACCCCAGAGAGAGCAGACTCCGTCCTCGCACTCCTTAGGAATTATGGATGCACCAATACCCATATCTCCAAAATTGTAAGCAGGTATCCGCTCCTGCTCACTGCCAATCCTGAGAAGACCCTTCTGCCCAAACTGGAGTTTTTCCGTTCTGTAGGCTTTTCAGGGCCTGACCTTGCCAGTATCGTCGTTTCAAGCCCAATTATCTTGAGAAGGAGCTTGGAAAATCATGTTATTcctagttataattttcttaagagTGTAGTTATGGTCAATGAAAATATTGTGAGGGCTTTCAAGAAGACATTCTGGATTTCGGGTCAAAATGTGCAAAACGTCATCGCCCCAAATATTGCAATTCTGGAGGAAATTGGAGTTCCCATGTCAAATATGAAGTTTTTGGTGACATGTCACCCTAATGTAGTGTCCCAAAACAGGGAAAAGTTTAGTAGAAGTGTCAAGAAGGTTATTGAAATGGGATTCAATCCTTTGAGACTTAGCTTTCTGAAAGCAATCGAAGTCAGCTGTCAATTGACTGAATCAATGTTGGAACATAAAATGGAGGTTTATAGGCGGTGGGGTCTGACAGATGATGAGATTATGTCGATGTTCAGATTGGATCCCTTATGTATGAAGTCATCAGAGAAGAAAATAACGAGTGTGATGGATTTTCTGGTTAATAAGATGGGTTGGGAACCTGCTGCTTTTGCTAGATATCCAACAGTCTTTTTGTGCAGTTTGGAGAAGAAGATCATTCCACGGTGTTCAGTGGTGAAAGTTCTTCAAATGAAGGGGTTGGTGAAGAAGGATCTGTGTTTCGGTTTTTTATGCTCCAATGACAAGAATTTTTCTGATAAGTTTGTGCTCAAATATGAGCAAGATGTTCCTGAGCTTTTAAATGtatatcaaggaaaaattggtattttggAACTTGTTTTTGTATATGAGGGGGTAAAGGAGAAGAAACAATTGTAG
- the LOC117917805 gene encoding transcription termination factor MTERF15, mitochondrial-like isoform X1 — protein sequence MSTSFLWRKVVSLTNVGQMFEISRTPVHFLQNTQLLMFRSFSSPKQHSFTVSYLMNSCGLSPESALSASRKIQFETPERADSVLALLRNYGCTNTHISKIVSKYPLLLTANPEKTLLPKLEFFRSVGFSGPDLAGIIVAKPSILKRSLENHVIPNYNFLKSVGMINENIARALRRTYWLTGQSVQNTNVPNIATLKEIGVPMSNISFFLTCHPSAVSQNKEKFSTNVKKVIEMGFDPLRVTFLKAVRLICGMGESLWEHKMEVYRRWGFTDDEIMLMIRLDPLCMTSSERKIMSVMDFLVNKMGWEPAAIGRYPTVFLRSLEKKIIPWCSVVKVLQIKGLVKKDLSLSFLGSSKKNFFNRFVVKYEHDVPELLNVYQGKIGILELSFISEGIMRDETVVVSQLNNSKSLMKNRQARNLACLMC from the exons ATGAGTACTAGTTTCCTCTGGAGAAAAGTAGTGTCACTCACAAATGTGGGCCaaatgtttgaaatttcaaGGACCCCGGtgcattttcttcaaaataccCAACTGCTTATGTTTAGATCTTTCTCTTCGCCCAAACAACATTCTTTCACAGTGTCTTACCTCATGAACTCATGTGGGTTGTCCCCAGAAAGTGCTTTATCTGCATCACGGAAGATACAGTTTGAAACCCCAGAAAGAGCAGACTCCGTCCTCGCACTCCTTCGAAATTATGGATGCACCAATACCCATATCTCCAAAATTGTTAGCAAATATCCGCTCCTGCTCACTGCCAATCCTGAGAAGACCCTTTTGCCCAAACTAGAGTTTTTCCGTTCTGTAGGCTTTTCGGGGCCTGATCTTGCCGGTATTATCGTTGCAAAGCCAAGTATCTTGAAAAGGAGCTTGGAAAATCATGTTATTCCTAATTACAATTTCCTCAAGAGCGTAGGTATGATCAATGAAAATATTGCGAGGGCCCTCAGGAGGACTTACTGGCTTACTGGTCAAAGCGTGCAAAACACCAATGTTCCAAATATTGCaactttgaaagaaattggagttccCATGTCAAATATTTCGTTTTTTCTGACATGTCACCCTAGTGCAGTGTCCCAAAACAAGGAAAAGTTTAGTACAAATGTCAAGAAGGTTATTGAAATGGGATTTGATCCTTTGAGAGTTACATTTCTGAAAGCAGTTCGCTTGATCTGTGGAATGGGTGAATCATTGTGGGAGCATAAAATGGAGGTTTATAGGCGGTGGGGTTTTACAGATGATGAGATTATGTTGATGATCAGATTGGATCCCTTATGTATGACATCATCTGAGAGGAAAATAATGAGTGTGATGGATTTTTTAGTTAATAAGATGGGTTGGGAACCTGCAGCTATTGGTAGATATCCAACAGTGTTTTTGCGCAGTCTTGAGAAGAAGATCATTCCATGGTGTTCAGTGGTGAAAGTTCTCCAAATAAAGGGGTTGGTGAAGAAGGATctgagtttgagttttttagGCTCCAGTAAGAAGAATTTCTTCAATAGGTTTGTGGTGAAATATGAGCATGATGTTCCTGAGCTTTTAAATGtatatcaaggaaaaattggtattttggAACTTAGCTTCATATCTGAGGGGATAATGCGGGATGAAACAGTTGTAGTATCTCAACTTAACAATTCCAA GTCCTTGATGAAAAATAGACAGGCAAGAAATCTGGCTTGTCTTATGTGTTGA
- the LOC117917806 gene encoding transcription termination factor MTERF15, mitochondrial-like isoform X1, translating to MSTSFLCKRVVSLTNVGQMFEISKTQMHFLQNTQLLIFRSFSSSKQHSFTVSYLINSCGLSPESALSASRKVQFETPDGADSVLALLRNYGCTNTHISKIVSKYPLLLIANSEKTLLPKLEFFRSAGFSGPDLVRIVVGSPSILKRSLENHLIPSYNFLKSMDMVHENIVKAFSRSYWLTGKSVQDTIASNVEILKEIGVPMSNISSLVAMHPCAVFQNREKFSRSVEKVFEMGINPLRVTFLKAVQVICGVAESMWEHKLQVYRQWGFTDDEIMLMFRLDPLCIKSSEKKITSVMDFLVNKMGWEPATIARYPTVFLRSLEKNIIPRCSVVKVLQMKGLVKKDLCLGVLGCSEENFFDKFVVKYEQDVPELLNVYQGKIGILELGFVSEGVREKKQL from the coding sequence ATGAGTACTAGTTTCCTCTGTAAAAGAGTAGTGTCGCTCACAAATGTGGGGCaaatgtttgaaatttcaaaGACCCAAAtgcattttcttcaaaatacccaacttttgatttttagatctTTCTCTTCGTCCAAGCAACATTCTTTCACAGTGTCTTACCTCATAAACTCATGTGGGTTGTCCCCAGAGAGTGCTTTATCTGCATCACGGAAGGTACAGTTTGAAACCCCAGACGGAGCAGACTCCGTGCTTGCACTCCTTAGAAATTATGGATGCACCAATACCCATATCTCCAAAATTGTAAGCAAGTATCCGCTCCTGCTCATTGCCAATTCTGAGAAAACCCTTTTGCCCAAACTGGAGTTTTTCCGTTCTGCAGGCTTCTCAGGGCCTGACCTTGTCCGTATTGTCGTTGGAAGCCCAAGTATCCTGAAAAGGAGCTTGGAAAACCATCTTATTCCTAGTTATAATTTCCTCAAGAGTATGGATATGGTCCATGAAAATATTGTGAAGGCTTTCAGTAGGTCATACTGGCTTACCGGTAAAAGTGTGCAAGATACCATCGCTTCAAACGTTGAAATTCTGAAAGAAATAGGAGTTCCCATGTCAAATATTTCGTCTTTGGTGGCAATGCACCCTTGTGCAGTGTTCCAAAACAGGGAAAAGTTTAGTAGAAGTGTCGAGAAGGTTTTTGAGATGGGAATCAATCCTTTGAGAGTTACGTTTCTGAAAGCAGTTCAAGTGATCTGTGGAGTGGCTGAATCAATGTGGGAGCATAAATTGCAGGTTTACAGGCAGTGGGGTTTTACAGATGATGAGATTATGCTGATGTTCCGATTGGATCCCTTATGTATAAAGTCATCGGAGAAGAAAATAACGAGTGTGATGGATTTTTTGGTTAATAAGATGGGTTGGGAACCTGCAACTATTGCTAGATATCCAACAGTCTTTTTGCGAAGTTTGGAGAAGAATATCATTCCACGGTGTTCAGTAGTGAAAGTTCTTCAAATGAAGGGGTTGGTGAAGAAGGATCTGTGTTTGGGTGTTTTAGGCTGCAGTGAAGAGAATTTCTTTGATAAGTTTGTGGTGAAATATGAGCAAGATGTTCCCGAGCTTTTAAATGtatatcaaggaaaaattggtattttggAACTTGGCTTTGTCTCCGAGGGGGTAAGGGAGAAGAAACAGTTGTAG
- the LOC117918236 gene encoding transcription termination factor MTERF15, mitochondrial-like — translation MGDCNLCKKRDESGFCLLGEKVSWRNIFGHAVVHFHIYLSSSDLSIVFCANAFLQLMLQIGADRVSELYDLQNWYPLLLTANPEKTLLPKLEFFRSVGFSGPDLASIVVASPQILRRSLENHVIPSYNFLKSVVMVNENIVRALNKSYWLNGQSLPNIIVPNIEILKDIGVPMSNISFLVTCHPSAVSQNNVKFARSVKMVIEMGFDPLRVKFLKAVQVIVEMAESMWEHKMEVYRRWGLTDDQIMLMFRLDPLCMKSSEKKIMSVMDFLVNKMGWEPAAIARYPTVFLRSLEKKIIPWCSVVKVLQMKGLVNKDLCVSFLGSGEKNFFNRFVVRYEQDVPELLNVYQGKIGILELGLILERIWEKKQL, via the exons ATGGGAG ATTGCAATCTTTGCAAGAAGAGAGATGAGTCCGGGTTCTGTTTGCTTGGAGAGAAAGTGAGTTGGAGAAACATCTTTGGGCATGCCGTGGTACATTTCCATATCTACCTATCTTCTTCTGATTTATCGATTGTTTTCTGCGCCAATGCTTTTCTGCAACTGATGCTACAAATTGGGGCTGATCGAGTTTCGGAGCTCTACGATCTTCAGAATTG GTATCCGCTCCTGCTCACTGCCAATCCTGAGAAGACCCTTTTGCCCAAACTGGAGTTTTTCCGTTCCGTAGGCTTTTCAGGGCCTGACCTTGCCAGTATTGTCGTTGCTAGCCCACAGATCTTGAGAAGGAGCTTGGAAAATCATGTTATTCCTAGTTATAATTTCCTCAAGAGCGTAGTTATGGTCAATGAAAATATTGTGAGGGCTCTCAATAAGTCATACTGGCTTAATGGTCAAAGCTTGCCAAACATCATCGTTCCAAATATTGAAATTCTGAAAGACATTGGAGTTCCCATGTCAAATATTTCGTTTTTGGTGACATGTCACCCTAGTGCAGTGTCCCAAAACAATGTGAAGTTTGCTAGAAGTGTCAAGATGGTTATTGAAATGGGATTTGATCCTTTGAGAGTTAAGTTTCTGAAAGCAGTTCAAGTGATCGTTGAAATGGCTGAATCAATGTGGGAGCATAAAATGGAGGTTTATAGGCGGTGGGGTTTGACAGATGATCAGATTATGTTGATGTTCAGATTGGATCCCTTATGTATGAAGTCATCggagaagaaaataatgagTGTGATGGATTTTTTAGTTAATAAGATGGGTTGGGAACCTGCGGCTATTGCTAGATATCCAACAGTCTTTTTGCGCAGTCTTGAGAAGAAGATCATTCCATGGTGTTCAGTGGTGAAAGTTCTTCAAATGAAGGGGTTGGTGAATAAGGATCTGTGTGTGAGTTTTTTAGGCTCTGGTGAGAAGAATTTCTTCAATAGGTTTGTGGTGAGATATGAGCAAGATGTTCCTGAGCTTTTAAATGtatatcaaggaaaaattggtattttggAACTTGGCCTCATACTTGAGAGGATATGGGAGAAGAAACAATTGTAG
- the LOC117917805 gene encoding transcription termination factor MTERF15, mitochondrial-like isoform X2 has translation MSTSFLWRKVVSLTNVGQMFEISRTPVHFLQNTQLLMFRSFSSPKQHSFTVSYLMNSCGLSPESALSASRKIQFETPERADSVLALLRNYGCTNTHISKIVSKYPLLLTANPEKTLLPKLEFFRSVGFSGPDLAGIIVAKPSILKRSLENHVIPNYNFLKSVGMINENIARALRRTYWLTGQSVQNTNVPNIATLKEIGVPMSNISFFLTCHPSAVSQNKEKFSTNVKKVIEMGFDPLRVTFLKAVRLICGMGESLWEHKMEVYRRWGFTDDEIMLMIRLDPLCMTSSERKIMSVMDFLVNKMGWEPAAIGRYPTVFLRSLEKKIIPWCSVVKVLQIKGLVKKDLSLSFLGSSKKNFFNRFVVKYEHDVPELLNVYQGKIGILELSFISEGIMRDETVVVSQLNNSKG, from the exons ATGAGTACTAGTTTCCTCTGGAGAAAAGTAGTGTCACTCACAAATGTGGGCCaaatgtttgaaatttcaaGGACCCCGGtgcattttcttcaaaataccCAACTGCTTATGTTTAGATCTTTCTCTTCGCCCAAACAACATTCTTTCACAGTGTCTTACCTCATGAACTCATGTGGGTTGTCCCCAGAAAGTGCTTTATCTGCATCACGGAAGATACAGTTTGAAACCCCAGAAAGAGCAGACTCCGTCCTCGCACTCCTTCGAAATTATGGATGCACCAATACCCATATCTCCAAAATTGTTAGCAAATATCCGCTCCTGCTCACTGCCAATCCTGAGAAGACCCTTTTGCCCAAACTAGAGTTTTTCCGTTCTGTAGGCTTTTCGGGGCCTGATCTTGCCGGTATTATCGTTGCAAAGCCAAGTATCTTGAAAAGGAGCTTGGAAAATCATGTTATTCCTAATTACAATTTCCTCAAGAGCGTAGGTATGATCAATGAAAATATTGCGAGGGCCCTCAGGAGGACTTACTGGCTTACTGGTCAAAGCGTGCAAAACACCAATGTTCCAAATATTGCaactttgaaagaaattggagttccCATGTCAAATATTTCGTTTTTTCTGACATGTCACCCTAGTGCAGTGTCCCAAAACAAGGAAAAGTTTAGTACAAATGTCAAGAAGGTTATTGAAATGGGATTTGATCCTTTGAGAGTTACATTTCTGAAAGCAGTTCGCTTGATCTGTGGAATGGGTGAATCATTGTGGGAGCATAAAATGGAGGTTTATAGGCGGTGGGGTTTTACAGATGATGAGATTATGTTGATGATCAGATTGGATCCCTTATGTATGACATCATCTGAGAGGAAAATAATGAGTGTGATGGATTTTTTAGTTAATAAGATGGGTTGGGAACCTGCAGCTATTGGTAGATATCCAACAGTGTTTTTGCGCAGTCTTGAGAAGAAGATCATTCCATGGTGTTCAGTGGTGAAAGTTCTCCAAATAAAGGGGTTGGTGAAGAAGGATctgagtttgagttttttagGCTCCAGTAAGAAGAATTTCTTCAATAGGTTTGTGGTGAAATATGAGCATGATGTTCCTGAGCTTTTAAATGtatatcaaggaaaaattggtattttggAACTTAGCTTCATATCTGAGGGGATAATGCGGGATGAAACAGTTGTAGTATCTCAACTTAACAATTCCAA GGGATAG